The region GGCAGCTGGTGGTCAGTGACCGCTGCCGCCCGAGGGGTGCCCGCCGCCGCGACGTCGTGTCGGTGGCGCGGGCCGATGTGCCGGGTCTAGGCCGCGGCCGGCATCTGCTGGGCCTGGTAACCCAGCGGTAGCAACACGTGGTCCATCACGAAGTGGTGGGCCCTGGCCATGATGTCGGCGCTCTGCGTGATGCCGATCTCGTGGCCCGCGCCCTGGTAGGTGACCAGCTCGCAGACGTTCCCCAGGCTGGTCGACAGGTTGCAGTTGCCCTGGGACACCGAGTACGGCACCAGGTTGTCGTTCGAGCCGTTGAACATGATCACCGGCTCCCGGCCGGCCCGGATCGGGGCGAACGACATGCCGGCGATGGAGACGGCCCCGTCGACGGGCGACGTCGCCGGCCCCCGGTCGGGCGGCATGAACACCAGGTTCAGGGCGTTGATCGCTCCGGCCGAGTAGCCCCCGGCGACGATGGCGTCCGGATCGATGCGGTACTCGGCGGCGTGCGCCTCGAGCCACTGCGCCGCGGCGGCCACGTCGTCGTAGGCGTCCCACGCGGCGGCCGCGAAGTCGCTGGTCGAGTTCCGCAGCCGGTACTGGACGCTGACCCCGACGTAGCCCCGCCGGGCGGAGTCGCTGGCGTAGGCGGCCATGTCACCCTTGTTGCCGCCTACCCAGTAGCCCCCGTGCATCCACATCATCACCGGGCGCTTCGTGGCCGTGTCGCCCCGGGGCTGGTAGATGTCCAGCTTCAGGTCGATGGTGGCACCGGTGTAGGTGGTGGTCGTGCGGTACGTCACG is a window of Acidimicrobiales bacterium DNA encoding:
- a CDS encoding alpha/beta hydrolase yields the protein MPIAAGVGLLATVITGCDWPTGTRYVFPVFQNYDVTSNVTYRTTTTYTGATIDLKLDIYQPRGDTATKRPVMMWMHGGYWVGGNKGDMAAYASDSARRGYVGVSVQYRLRNSTSDFAAAAWDAYDDVAAAAQWLEAHAAEYRIDPDAIVAGGYSAGAINALNLVFMPPDRGPATSPVDGAVSIAGMSFAPIRAGREPVIMFNGSNDNLVPYSVSQGNCNLSTSLGNVCELVTYQGAGHEIGITQSADIMARAHHFVMDHVLLPLGYQAQQMPAAA